AATCAAATGTTCGTACACTTCTCATATTGCCTCTTACAAGGTCAACAAAGGTAGCAACTTCCTCATCCTTGGCCAGGAACAAGCCCTCGTATATGGGTGGCTCCTCAGTCCTGTCCATGATAAGATAACATGCGTCAGTAATAAAATTTACAAGTACTACATTTACTTTTTGTTAAAGCTATTTGTTAGCTACTATTTGTGTTAGACAAGTCTAAAATAAACGTTTGAAAAATACCTACCCTATTGACTTGCTAAAGCGGTAATGTTTTCGGTTTCCATCAGAACAGACAGCCAACATGTCTGGAGAACATGCTGGACACTCAAAATGATGGACCTGGCACATATCCTCTTCTTTGTATTGACAGAAGGTAAACTCAAAAAAGCTTCGCTGAAATGTATCCGCACAGATACTACCTGTCTATATATAAAGAAAGATTGGTTAGGATTTTTTGAAGCAATGCCCACAATTAAATATAAGGTATATAGTAAtataattttgtttgttatatgTTTCAAATGATATTCAGGCAGATTTACCCTTCCAGCTTGAACAGATCTGTGCTCCAACATTTTCAGGCAGGCCTGCCTGGACATGGCTGGAGCCGTTACCTTCATATGTTCAAAGAGGTGAAGACATCAAACTTGTACTGTATAGGGTCTGGCAGCTGGTGCTAGCTGGCCAGTAACGATAAATGAGCAGGTCCTTCACCTCAGGAGTCCATTGTGCAGAGCATGATGAACAGGATTTCTGAGGCAAGCAAACATCGTATCGTCCTGTGAACAAGTGAATATACTGTAGTAAAGACTAAAAAAATTTTAGTAATCAAATTGCAACAGATTGCCTTCTATACAGAGATACAAATATATGATATTAGGTATTTGATGTGGCATTTGGGCAACCCTTTGCTTTGCACACAGTGGTAAAGTTCTAGTACATTAATGAACAAAAAGGAGGGCTTTGAGAACAACATACCATTGATGGTGACCACTGATATATGCTTCCCTGGAGTGATTGTGAAGTCATGAGTGCATTCACAAATTGACATTGGTGCAGGAACAGGAAGTTGACATACTGCAAAACAGAAAGAAGTTATGAGGGGTGTATTTACAGCTTCTCCTCAGTCTCATAGATGCATTTCCCAAAACGCTAACCTCATTTTCAAAATAGTGCTTTAAAAACAACCATTAATCCAAACTGTCCACACCACTATTCCAACAGTAATTGTCACTATGGAGAAACGTGTATACACATTTATTAAGATGTAATTGTCAGAACTGTCAAAAACAATCATACTTTTGTTACTCAGCTATTCAATTCCACACTTGCACTTTAGAGTTTTGAGAATAATCTAAGAATGAGGttagcattttggaaaaagaAAATGTCTAAGCCATTTAGAAACActgttaaatataaacatgtgcCAATCTACAACAACATTTGGGGATTACACTACAAGTATGAGACAATTTGAATGAATGATAATTTTAACATACTTTGTTCACAAAACTGAGGCTGGCCATTTTCATTCACCACCACAGCAGTTGTAGGAGGAATAGGCTCAAGAAATCCATGGAACACAGCCTCTCTGTCATGGAAGATATTTCTCTTGTGGGCCTCTATGTCACAGGTAGCACAGAGGAACTCCATGTCCAGTGGTATACAGTCCAGGCACCTAATCACAGCTTCTACAGCACAGCATCTGTGACAATTTTGGATGAATACTCTCTCGGCTGAGAGCTTTGCATCAAAAAGCATAGGCCTAGCAGTTTTCATTCTCACATCTGTGAGAAGCTGCCTTTGTTCCCAAGCAGAAACCATTCTGGCTGTTCCCTCCGGAACCTGGACCGCAGTTATAGTGTCCCTTAACTCTTGGAGTCTTGTTTCTAAAATCAAAAATATACATTCACTTCTCCTTAAACGGTCTATACTTATGAGTATGATCACACATAATAAGTATATATCAGTTATACTGTGAGTCTGTAATGGAACTAACAAAACATATTGCTTGATTATGAGTAAATAAATGTTGAGAATTGAAAAAACTGTAGTGTAGTGTTACTACTGTAACACTCAGTATCCTCACCAAGACTTGCCAACTCTTGATCTTCTATCTGAAGGTCTTCCTCATGCACAGGATCCCTTCTTCTGGATTGAGAAGCAGCTGCAAAGACAGTCAATTTACTTAACCCTTTGATCaatataacatgaaataaatttatttcaaaataaaagtattccGTAAGGACTGGAGTTAGGGAAACTAAGCAAAAGGTATTAAAACACAACACTAGTAAGGATTATCAGTCACATGCTCTTAAACTATCTTATATAGtagtgaaaatgttttttacaaacattgcaACACAATTTGTTGTGTGTATCCGACTTTCATTTTATAATACGTGTAACCACCAAAACACtatttaataatttatcttTATTCTTAGATACAGTAATTATGTTTTAGTAAAGATCAAACCTGATACAGGGCAGTATGTTTCCCGACGTTTCTCACTCCTGCCTGTGACCAGTGGATTAGTGAGGGATCTCTTCCTGCTTTTTCTCGTTTTTCTTTGAGGGAAGGCAGGGTGTTTCATGGCCATGGCAGCCTATATAGTTACAGAGCAGTTATACCAGCAGCAATTATAATTGAGCATTATTCAGTAGTTCAGTAAAAGGGTTACTAACCCTTTTCATTAcatatataaacaacaatagcAATTAGTATTTTCACTTAGGTATTTGCTTCTCATGACAAGCCTTACCCTAGCATCATGGAGATAAGCATCACTAATTAATGCCGCCATATGGATCCTGGCATCATTGGGATCATCAAAGACCCTCACGTCAGAATTGAGAGACATCACATACAAATAGAAACAATACagacacaaaaaaaacacacacaaaatgaagAAATAGAAAAAGAGAcaagtgagaaagagagagtggcTCTTAAAAGTGCCGTTTgttttgatgtgtgtgtgtgtgtgtgtgtgtgtgtgtgtgtatatatgtgtgtgtgttggtgaAGTCAAAGTGTTGCAATAAAGctgtaaaacagaaaaaaagcaAAAGATTATTAGAATTGCCTTTGTGGTAAATGAGCATTTCTTAATTGTTAAGACAGTGTAATtgtaattattaattaaatgtgaatCAATCGCAACCACTACGTACAATACAAATTGATCCTTACTGTACAAATGTCAGATTTGTACCACATTCAATTGACACAAGTACATACAGAAATCTATTTTTATTTAGGCCTACAAATAATGGAAACAGGGATCTTCTTCTGTCCTGTTGCGTAAAATGCTTCTCATAATATCCACTGCTCTCTCTTCTCAATGTCACACATAACTAAAGTAACAATTACCCTCAATTATCTCATGATGATTTTAGTGTCTTCTAAAAtggcattttttttgtaaaaggcTTACAAAGGTATGGCACCATAGTGTTACAGGACATTCTATTTACTGTATATCTCTATTTAATTGTGCATTGATTATATCAGGTATGAACGGTCGCACTGAGCAGTCAATTCCTCTGGAAAGACTCCAGGTCCACTTTTTTATTATAGTCCATCCCTGAATATATAGTAGTTTTTGTTGGGTATATTACTGATCATATGCTGTATTCATATTATATTAGGCCTAAGGCCTGTTGTTTCTACACAAGGCTATAAGACACCCAGTTAAACTTTCGTTTTCTCAGTTAACCCTcgtttcctaattaaaagagtCCAGGTGCGATCCTGCGACTATACCCCGATTGTTCTCGCCACAATTATCTTGAGAAGCAAGGTCAAAACAATTGATAAACAAGAGTACGTCATTTTAGATTAGAGAATTAGTCCAgctgtacttcgctacattaacAATAAGGTATCTGTGCAAGCTAGGCCAAGGCCATGAGAACCAATAAGCAGAATATATCATTTTAGATATGAGGCAGGATGCAGCTGCACTTCTGCTgcatcaaacaaataaaattaattgtgGCAGACCGAGACCAATGAGAAGAATATACGTCATCTCAGATAAGAAGTGTTTGATCTTACTGTATAATAATGGAGTCAGATGTTGGGAGGGCAGATGATCTTTGAGCACCTCTTTGAGGGGTATTGTCTCACTTTGTTGGCTCGAGCGAATAAAGTAATGTTTGTTTGGCACCTGGAACCTTTGTCTCCTGagtattttttcttatgaagattCAAGCTAAGACTTTTTGCCACATCATAACTTGGTGACCCCGACGTGATTGGACAGAGGCTACGGAGTGGAGGGCTGCAGACGGGCAGAGGTCAGCCAAGTCACACAAGGGCGCGCCACTATGGGGGTGAGCATACATTTTCTTGCTTATTCTGTATAGTGCTTGTGTGGTCTGCCGAAAGTAAGCCCTGAGCGGTGTTGATACTCCAGGCCTCTCCAAATTGAACATGGCGATTTGATACTTATACTACTAATTAATTTGCTTCTATTAAGATAAAGATAAAATATTGAATTGCAAAAGCAAGAAAGGGTTCCAGATTTCAAACAGGTGTGTGTGGGTGAGTGCGGGTGTATTTTGGTGTTGGACCTGAGTGTTACAGTGCCTTGGGATCTTAAAAAAGATCTGAGTGTTACGGCATTTTGGGGTCCCACGAGAAACCTGAGTGTGACGGCACCTTGGGGTCTTTATAAAGATCTGAGTGTTACGGTGTCTTGGGGTTTCAGGACCTGAGTGTTACAGTGCCTTGGGGTCTTAAAAAAGATCTGAGTGTTACGGCATTTTGGGGTCCCACGAGAAACCTGAGTGTGGTGGCACCTTGGTGTCTTTATACAGATCTGAGTGTTACGGTGTCTTGGGGTTTCAGGACCTGAGTCTTACAGTGCCTTGGGGTCTTAAAAAAGATCAGAGTGTTACGGCATTTTGGGGTCCCACGAGAAACCTGAGTGTGACGGCACCTTGGGGTCTTTATAAAGATCTGAGTGTTACGGTGTCTTGGGGTTTCAGGACCTGAGTGTTACAGTGCCTTGGGGTCTTAAAAAAGATCTGAGTGTTACGGCATTTTGGGGTCCCACGAGAAACCTGAGTGTGGTGGCACCTTGGGGTCTTTATAAAGATCTGAGTGTTACGGCGTCTTGGGGTTTTAGGACCTGAGTGTGACGGCACCTTGGGGTCTTTATAAAGATCTGAGTGTTACGGTGTCTTGGGGTTTCAGGACCTGAGTGTTACAGTGCCTTGGGGTCTAAAAAAAGATCTGAGTGTTACGGCATTTTGGGGTCCCACGAGAAACCTGAGTGTGACGGCACCTTGGGGTCTTTATAAAGATCTGAGTGTTACAGTGTCTTGGGGTTTCAGAACTTGAGTGAAATTGCAAGGGTGTGAGTGTAACCACGTCTTAGGCAAGGCGTGTTGGCACCCAGTGTTGGACCTGAGTGTTACAGTGCCTTGGGGTCTTAAAAAAGATCTGAGTGTTACAGCATTTTGGGGTCCCACGAGAAACCTGAGTGTGACGGCACCTTGGGGTCTTGATAAAGATCTGAGTGTCACGGTGTCTTGGGGTTTCAGAACCTGAGTGAAACTGCGTTTTAGGTAAAACGTATTGGGGTTCCAGGGCGTGAGTGAGACCACGGTTTAGATAAATCGTGTTGGCGTCCAGAGCGAAGAGTGCTCATAAATCCTGTAGGCCAGGTGGCCGTATGTACGGTCTATATTATTTTGTTGCTTTGTACGTTGCTTTTGTCAATCATTGTAATAATTTGTGGTGAATTGTGTTGAGACAACAATCACTGCCAAAAAGAAGTAATATAGGAAGTTTGAGTGTTCTGTGTGAAGGCCCGGGCTGATGAGAGAGTGTTTTGCATGTCTGTGTCTTATTCAGCGTGGGAAAATGTTTGCCTGCTAGAACAGTGTCTGTGAAGACATAAGAACTAAGAGAGCAGAGAAAGGAGGGGCTCATTGTGTATGAGAAAAAGAGTGAGAGAGATTTTTGTGAATGAAAAACTGTTTTGAGTGAGAGCATATGAGAGATCAGTGTGTGTTAGTAAAGAGAAAGTGAGGCCTCTGTAAATATAAACTGTAAATATGagtgattttatttttaaaaacatagcTTTGatcttatttttcattttctcattttcttttttccttaATATACTTGATGAATTAATTATGgatgataataataatcaactatttttactcaatgacaatttaatattaaaatcttataagtt
This genomic interval from Misgurnus anguillicaudatus chromosome 8, ASM2758022v2, whole genome shotgun sequence contains the following:
- the LOC129451204 gene encoding uncharacterized protein isoform X1; this translates as MAMKHPAFPQRKTRKSRKRSLTNPLVTGRSEKRRETYCPVSAASQSRRRDPVHEEDLQIEDQELASLETRLQELRDTITAVQVPEGTARMVSAWEQRQLLTDVRMKTARPMLFDAKLSAERVFIQNCHRCCAVEAVIRCLDCIPLDMEFLCATCDIEAHKRNIFHDREAVFHGFLEPIPPTTAVVVNENGQPQFCEQICQLPVPAPMSICECTHDFTITPGKHISVVTINGRYDVCLPQKSCSSCSAQWTPEVKDLLIYRYWPASTSCQTLYSTSLMSSPL